From the Vallicoccus soli genome, one window contains:
- a CDS encoding MDR family MFS transporter codes for MAQSTIEAAQREAVAPGGSAQEPPQLTHRQILTVFTGLMLGMLVASLSQTIVGTALPTIVGELGGQDQLSWVVSATLLAATASTPVWGKLSDLYGRKTIFQSTIAIFLVGSLVSGFAQDMGMLIGSRALQGLGVGGIMAMTQAIMGDVTTPRERGRYQGYIGAVFGLSTVAGPLAGGFLVEHLSWRWCFWVGIPIGILALVVTERSLQFPFPRRQAAVDWWGALFIVGSVSALLLVLSLGGKEFAWASGWTAGLLAAAVALLVLAVRQERRTSEPIMPPHLFANHTFRITSLAGLVVGVAMFGAIIYLPQYLQVVRLQSPTASGLHTIPLMVGLLLASIGSGRVIVRTGRYKLFPVLGLLIAAAGLASLSLLEPDTSFWLVSASMFVTGSGIGLSMQVLVLATQNAVAREDLGVATSGATFWRSLGGAVGVSAFGALLTHRLGDTIPAQLAASGVPASQLQGGAPSLGSPAQIAALPEPLHTAVVVGFNEALQTTFLAAAPFALVGFLTVLFLRELPLRTGQAAAGAQQAADGGAPAGAAPGAGQALEGGDRQGDGAVDREAGATAVAGSPVGGDVQVRPGGPDERGPALAEGHPGAARR; via the coding sequence ATGGCGCAGAGCACGATCGAGGCCGCGCAGCGGGAGGCGGTGGCGCCGGGCGGGAGCGCGCAGGAGCCGCCGCAGCTGACCCACCGGCAGATCCTCACGGTCTTCACCGGCCTCATGCTCGGGATGCTCGTGGCCTCCCTGAGCCAGACCATCGTCGGCACCGCCCTGCCGACCATCGTCGGCGAGCTCGGCGGGCAGGACCAGCTCTCCTGGGTCGTCTCGGCCACCCTGCTGGCCGCGACCGCCTCGACGCCGGTGTGGGGCAAGCTGTCCGACCTCTACGGCCGGAAGACCATCTTCCAGTCGACCATCGCGATCTTCCTCGTCGGCTCGCTCGTCAGCGGCTTCGCCCAGGACATGGGCATGCTCATCGGCTCGCGCGCCCTGCAGGGCCTCGGCGTCGGCGGGATCATGGCGATGACCCAGGCGATCATGGGCGACGTCACGACGCCCCGCGAGCGCGGGCGCTACCAGGGGTACATCGGGGCCGTCTTCGGCCTGTCGACCGTCGCGGGCCCGCTGGCCGGCGGCTTCCTCGTCGAGCACCTGTCGTGGCGCTGGTGCTTCTGGGTCGGCATCCCGATCGGGATCCTCGCCCTCGTCGTCACCGAGCGCTCGCTGCAGTTCCCCTTCCCCCGCCGCCAGGCCGCCGTGGACTGGTGGGGCGCGCTGTTCATCGTCGGCAGCGTGAGCGCGCTGCTGCTCGTGCTGTCCCTCGGCGGCAAGGAGTTCGCCTGGGCCTCGGGCTGGACCGCCGGCCTGCTCGCCGCGGCCGTCGCGCTGCTCGTCCTCGCCGTGCGGCAGGAGCGCCGCACCAGCGAGCCGATCATGCCGCCGCACCTGTTCGCCAACCACACCTTCCGCATCACCAGCCTCGCCGGGCTCGTCGTCGGCGTCGCGATGTTCGGCGCGATCATCTACCTGCCGCAGTACCTGCAGGTCGTGCGGCTCCAGTCGCCCACCGCCTCCGGCCTGCACACCATCCCGCTCATGGTCGGGCTGCTCCTGGCCTCCATCGGCTCCGGGCGGGTCATCGTGCGCACCGGCCGGTACAAGCTCTTCCCGGTCCTCGGCCTGCTCATCGCCGCCGCCGGGCTCGCCTCGCTCTCGCTCCTCGAGCCGGACACCTCGTTCTGGCTCGTCAGCGCGTCCATGTTCGTCACCGGCTCCGGCATCGGCCTGTCGATGCAGGTGCTCGTCCTCGCCACGCAGAACGCCGTCGCCCGCGAGGACCTCGGCGTGGCCACCTCCGGCGCCACCTTCTGGCGCTCCCTCGGCGGCGCGGTCGGCGTCTCCGCGTTCGGCGCCCTGCTGACCCACCGCCTCGGCGACACGATCCCCGCCCAGCTCGCGGCCTCCGGCGTCCCCGCGTCGCAGCTGCAGGGCGGCGCGCCGTCGCTCGGCAGCCCGGCGCAGATCGCGGCCCTGCCCGAGCCGCTGCACACCGCCGTCGTCGTCGGCTTCAACGAGGCGCTGCAGACCACCTTCCTCGCCGCGGCCCCCTTCGCCCTCGTCGGCTTCCTCACCGTGCTCTTCCTGCGCGAGCTGCCGCTGCGCACCGGGCAGGCCGCGGCGGGGGCGCAGCAGGCCGCCGACGGCGGCGCCCCCGCGGGGGCGGCGCCCGGCGCCGGGCAGGCGCTCGAGGGCGGCGACCGGCAGGGGGACGGGGCCGTCGACCGGGAGGCCGGCGCGACCGCGGTCGCCGGCAGCCCCGTCGGGGGCGACGTGCAGGTCCGCCCCGGCGGCCCGGACGAGCGCGGCCCCGCCCTCGCTGAGGGCCACCCGGGCGCGGCCCGCCGCTGA
- a CDS encoding 5-(carboxyamino)imidazole ribonucleotide synthase — MGFPVVGVVGGGQLARMMQPAAVALGVRLRVLADRADDSAAQVVPDTVVGDYRDLDVLRRFVDGVDVLTVEHEHVPTGHLSALEAEGVPVRPGPGALVHAQDKGVMREALSASGVPCPRWALLPGTYDDARAALEAFAGAGEWPVVVKTRRGGYDGKGVWVVGSLADAEDLLRSPALADPGLLVEEKVPFTRELAALVARSPHGQAVAYPVVETLQVDGVCREALAPARIDEEHAVEAQRAALRIAGDLGVTGVLAVELFDTPGGVLVNELAMRPHNSGHWSIDGAVTSQFENHLRAVLDLPLGSPAAKAPTLMVNVLGGAFEEMYSAYRHVMARDPGVKVHLYGKQVRPGRKVGHVNVLRAPGEALEDLYERGRHAAGYLRGDVVA, encoded by the coding sequence GTGGGCTTCCCGGTCGTCGGTGTCGTAGGCGGGGGCCAGCTGGCCCGGATGATGCAGCCGGCGGCGGTGGCGCTCGGCGTGCGGCTGCGGGTCCTCGCGGACCGCGCGGACGACAGCGCCGCGCAGGTGGTGCCGGACACCGTCGTCGGCGACTACCGCGACCTCGACGTGCTCCGCCGCTTCGTCGACGGCGTCGACGTGCTCACCGTCGAGCACGAGCACGTCCCCACGGGGCACCTGAGCGCGCTGGAGGCCGAGGGGGTCCCGGTGCGGCCGGGGCCGGGGGCGCTCGTGCACGCCCAGGACAAGGGCGTGATGCGCGAGGCCCTGAGCGCGAGCGGCGTCCCCTGCCCGCGCTGGGCGCTGCTGCCGGGGACGTACGACGACGCCCGGGCCGCGCTGGAGGCGTTCGCCGGGGCGGGGGAGTGGCCGGTCGTCGTCAAGACCCGCCGGGGCGGCTACGACGGCAAGGGCGTCTGGGTCGTCGGCTCCCTCGCCGACGCCGAGGACCTGCTGCGCAGCCCCGCGCTGGCCGACCCCGGCCTGCTCGTCGAGGAGAAGGTGCCGTTCACGCGCGAGCTGGCCGCGCTCGTCGCGCGCAGCCCGCACGGCCAGGCGGTCGCCTACCCGGTCGTCGAGACGCTGCAGGTCGACGGGGTGTGCCGCGAGGCGCTCGCCCCGGCCCGCATCGACGAGGAGCACGCGGTCGAGGCCCAGCGCGCGGCCCTGCGCATCGCCGGCGACCTCGGCGTCACCGGCGTCCTGGCCGTCGAGCTCTTCGACACCCCGGGCGGGGTGCTCGTCAACGAGCTCGCGATGCGCCCGCACAACTCGGGCCACTGGAGCATCGACGGCGCGGTGACCAGCCAGTTCGAGAACCACCTGCGGGCGGTGCTCGACCTGCCGCTCGGGTCGCCGGCGGCGAAGGCGCCCACCCTCATGGTCAACGTGCTCGGCGGCGCGTTCGAGGAGATGTACAGCGCCTACCGGCACGTCATGGCGCGCGACCCCGGGGTGAAGGTCCACCTCTACGGCAAGCAGGTGCGCCCCGGGCGCAAGGTCGGGCACGTCAACGTCCTGCGCGCCCCCGGCGAGGCGCTCGAGGACCTCTACGAGCGCGGCCGGCACGCCGCCGGCTACCTGAGGGGGGACGTCGTCGCATGA
- the purE gene encoding 5-(carboxyamino)imidazole ribonucleotide mutase, whose protein sequence is MTAPLVGVVMGSDSDWSVMEAASQALDEFGVPHEVDVVSAHRMPLAMVEYGSSAAARGLRAIVAGAGGAAHLPGMLAAVTPLPVIGVPVPLRHLDGLDSLLSIVQMPAGVPVATVSVGGARNAGLLAVRVLAAADPALRQRMERFQDGLREAAEAKGRALRERTAR, encoded by the coding sequence ATGACCGCGCCGCTCGTCGGGGTCGTCATGGGCTCCGACTCCGACTGGTCCGTCATGGAGGCGGCCTCGCAGGCCCTCGACGAGTTCGGGGTGCCGCACGAGGTCGACGTCGTCTCGGCGCACCGCATGCCGCTCGCCATGGTCGAGTACGGCTCCTCGGCCGCCGCCCGCGGCCTGCGCGCGATCGTGGCCGGCGCCGGCGGCGCCGCCCACCTGCCGGGGATGCTCGCCGCGGTCACGCCGCTGCCCGTCATCGGCGTCCCCGTGCCGCTGAGGCACCTCGACGGGCTCGACTCGCTGCTGTCCATCGTGCAGATGCCCGCGGGCGTCCCGGTCGCGACGGTGTCCGTGGGCGGCGCCCGCAACGCGGGCCTGCTGGCCGTGCGGGTCCTCGCCGCCGCCGACCCGGCCCTGCGCCAGCGCATGGAGCGGTTCCAGGACGGGCTGCGCGAGGCCGCCGAGGCCAAGGGCCGCGCCCTGCGCGAGCGCACCGCCCGCTGA
- a CDS encoding DUF2243 domain-containing protein, with translation MAVRPQERTGTLERGRSVLATALLGIGLMAAVDEIVFHQLLGWHHFYDRSTAPVALLSDGLLHAVELVLVVGGGFLWADLRRRRALAPRSAWAGLLLGAGGFQLFDGLVDHKVLRVHQVRYGVDLLPYDLAWNGAGLVLLLAGAGLALRARRGRP, from the coding sequence ATGGCCGTACGGCCGCAGGAGCGCACGGGCACGCTCGAGCGCGGCCGGTCCGTGCTCGCCACGGCGCTGCTCGGCATCGGGCTCATGGCGGCGGTCGACGAGATCGTCTTCCACCAGCTGCTGGGCTGGCACCACTTCTACGACCGCTCCACGGCCCCGGTCGCGCTGCTCTCCGACGGGCTGCTGCACGCCGTGGAGCTCGTGCTCGTCGTCGGCGGCGGGTTCCTGTGGGCCGACCTGCGGCGCCGTCGTGCGCTCGCGCCGCGCTCGGCCTGGGCGGGGCTGCTGCTCGGCGCCGGCGGCTTCCAGCTCTTCGACGGCCTCGTGGACCACAAGGTGCTGCGGGTGCACCAGGTCCGCTACGGCGTCGACCTGCTGCCGTACGACCTCGCCTGGAACGGCGCCGGCCTCGTCCTGCTGCTCGCCGGCGCCGGGCTCGCGCTGCGCGCCCGCCGCGGCCGTCCCTGA
- a CDS encoding CoA-binding protein, with amino-acid sequence MSRWAEPATVRRLLEETQTWAVVGLSANPARVAHRIARLLQEHGKRVVPVHPRAEEVHGEQGYASLADVPFPVDVVDVFVRSELAGAVVDEAVALGARGVWLQLGVVDEAAAERARAAGLDVVMDTCPAMEWPRLAG; translated from the coding sequence ATGAGCCGCTGGGCGGAGCCCGCCACGGTCCGGCGCCTCCTGGAGGAGACGCAGACCTGGGCCGTGGTGGGCCTGTCCGCCAACCCGGCCCGGGTCGCGCACCGCATCGCGCGGCTGCTCCAGGAGCACGGCAAGCGGGTCGTGCCGGTGCACCCGCGGGCGGAGGAGGTGCACGGCGAGCAGGGCTACGCCTCGCTCGCGGACGTGCCGTTCCCCGTCGACGTGGTCGACGTGTTCGTGCGCTCCGAGCTCGCCGGCGCCGTCGTCGACGAGGCGGTGGCCCTCGGGGCGCGCGGCGTCTGGCTCCAGCTCGGCGTCGTCGACGAGGCCGCCGCCGAGCGGGCGCGCGCCGCCGGGCTCGACGTCGTCATGGACACCTGCCCGGCCATGGAGTGGCCCCGCCTCGCCGGCTGA
- a CDS encoding UDP-glucose dehydrogenase family protein, whose product MTRMTVFGTGYLGATHAACMAELGFEVLGVDVDEAKVASLREGRVPFYEPDLEPLLQKHVASGALRFTTSAEEAAAFGDVHFVCVGTPQRKGEHAADLRFVDSVIESLAPHLDREALVVGKSTVPVGTAQRLAARLAELAPSDQVELAWNPEFLREGFAVEDTLRPDRLVVGVASERAEKVLREVYATAIAAGTPFLVTDFPTAELVKVAANSFLATKISFINAMAEICEATGADVTMLADAIGHDARIGRRFLNAGLGFGGGCLPKDIRAFMARAGELGVDQAVTFLREVDAINMRRRGRVVDLAREVLGGSVLGTRIGVLGAAFKPNSDDVRDSPALNVAGQLQLQGAAVTVYDPKANGTARAVFPTLGYAESAVEAATGADVVLLLTEWAEFTQMDPSALEGVVAQRRIIDARNALDPARWRDAGWTYRSLGRP is encoded by the coding sequence ATGACCCGCATGACCGTCTTCGGCACCGGCTACCTCGGGGCCACCCACGCCGCCTGCATGGCCGAGCTCGGCTTCGAGGTGCTCGGCGTCGACGTGGACGAGGCCAAGGTCGCCTCGCTGCGCGAGGGCCGGGTGCCGTTCTACGAGCCCGACCTCGAGCCGCTCCTGCAGAAGCACGTCGCCTCGGGCGCGCTGCGCTTCACGACCTCGGCCGAGGAGGCCGCGGCGTTCGGCGACGTGCACTTCGTGTGCGTCGGCACCCCGCAGCGCAAGGGCGAGCACGCGGCCGACCTGCGCTTCGTCGACTCGGTCATCGAGTCCCTCGCCCCGCACCTGGACCGCGAGGCGCTCGTCGTGGGCAAGTCCACCGTCCCGGTGGGCACCGCGCAGCGCCTGGCGGCCCGGCTCGCCGAGCTCGCCCCCTCCGACCAGGTGGAGCTGGCGTGGAACCCGGAGTTCCTGCGCGAGGGCTTCGCCGTCGAGGACACCCTGCGCCCGGACCGGCTCGTCGTGGGCGTGGCGTCCGAGCGCGCGGAGAAGGTGCTGCGCGAGGTCTACGCCACCGCCATCGCGGCGGGCACGCCGTTCCTCGTCACCGACTTCCCGACCGCGGAGCTCGTGAAGGTCGCGGCGAACTCGTTCCTCGCCACCAAGATCTCCTTCATCAACGCCATGGCCGAGATCTGCGAGGCCACCGGCGCCGACGTGACGATGCTGGCCGACGCCATCGGGCACGACGCCCGGATCGGGCGGCGCTTCCTCAACGCCGGCCTCGGCTTCGGCGGCGGCTGCCTGCCCAAGGACATCCGCGCCTTCATGGCCCGCGCCGGCGAGCTCGGCGTGGACCAGGCGGTGACCTTCCTGCGCGAGGTCGACGCGATCAACATGCGCCGGCGCGGGCGGGTCGTCGACCTCGCCCGCGAGGTCCTCGGCGGCTCGGTGCTCGGCACCCGCATCGGCGTGCTCGGCGCGGCGTTCAAGCCCAACAGCGACGACGTGCGCGACTCCCCGGCCCTCAACGTGGCCGGGCAGCTGCAGCTGCAGGGCGCGGCGGTCACCGTGTACGACCCCAAGGCGAACGGCACCGCCCGGGCGGTCTTCCCGACCCTCGGCTACGCGGAGTCCGCCGTGGAGGCCGCCACCGGGGCCGACGTCGTCCTGCTGCTCACGGAGTGGGCGGAGTTCACGCAGATGGACCCCTCCGCCCTCGAGGGCGTCGTGGCGCAGCGGCGCATCATCGACGCCCGCAACGCGCTCGACCCGGCCCGCTGGCGCGACGCGGGCTGGACCTACCGCAGCCTCGGCCGGCCCTGA
- a CDS encoding acyl-CoA dehydrogenase family protein: MGDEGHAAFDVYRLPDEHAMLREAVRALADKEVAPHAADVDAQGRFPQEAYDALRAAGFHAPHVPEAYGGEGADALATCLVIEEVARACASSSLVPAVNKLGTMPLLLAGSEELRARYLPPVARGEAMFSYALSEREAGSDTASMRTRARRDGDGWVLDGQKSWITGAGESAYYTVMAVTDPGAGTRGISAFVVEAGDPGVSFGPKERKLGIKGSPTREVLLDGCRIPGDRLVGREGEGLKLALRTLDHTRITIGAQAVGIAQGALDVATRYVKERRQFGRPVADFQGVQFMLADMAMHLEASRQMVYGAAARSERDDPDLPFFGAAAKCLASDTAMRVTTDAVQLLGGAGYTQDFPVERMMRDAKITQIYEGTNQVQRLVMARSLLR, from the coding sequence ATGGGCGACGAGGGCCACGCTGCGTTCGACGTGTACCGGCTCCCGGACGAGCACGCCATGCTCCGCGAGGCCGTCCGCGCGCTCGCCGACAAGGAGGTGGCGCCGCACGCCGCCGACGTCGACGCGCAGGGCCGGTTCCCGCAGGAGGCGTACGACGCCCTGCGCGCCGCCGGCTTCCACGCGCCGCACGTGCCGGAGGCGTACGGCGGGGAGGGCGCGGACGCGCTCGCGACCTGCCTCGTCATCGAGGAGGTCGCCCGTGCCTGCGCGTCGAGCTCGCTGGTCCCGGCGGTCAACAAGCTGGGCACGATGCCGCTGCTGCTCGCCGGCAGCGAGGAGCTCAGGGCGCGCTACCTGCCGCCGGTGGCGCGCGGGGAGGCGATGTTCTCGTACGCCCTGTCCGAGCGCGAGGCGGGCAGCGACACCGCCTCGATGCGCACCCGCGCGCGCCGCGACGGGGACGGCTGGGTGCTCGACGGGCAGAAGTCGTGGATCACCGGGGCGGGGGAGTCGGCGTACTACACGGTGATGGCGGTCACCGACCCCGGCGCCGGCACCCGGGGCATCAGCGCGTTCGTCGTCGAGGCGGGCGACCCGGGCGTGTCCTTCGGCCCGAAGGAGCGCAAGCTCGGCATCAAGGGCTCGCCGACCCGCGAGGTGCTGCTCGACGGCTGCCGCATCCCGGGCGACCGGCTCGTCGGGCGCGAGGGCGAGGGGCTGAAGCTGGCCCTGCGCACGCTCGACCACACCCGCATCACCATCGGCGCCCAGGCGGTCGGCATCGCGCAGGGCGCGCTCGACGTCGCGACCCGCTACGTCAAGGAGCGGCGCCAGTTCGGCCGGCCGGTCGCGGACTTCCAGGGCGTGCAGTTCATGCTCGCGGACATGGCGATGCACCTCGAGGCCTCCCGCCAGATGGTGTACGGGGCCGCGGCCCGCTCCGAGCGCGACGACCCGGACCTGCCGTTCTTCGGCGCGGCCGCGAAGTGCCTCGCCTCGGACACCGCGATGCGCGTCACCACCGACGCGGTGCAGCTGCTCGGCGGCGCGGGCTACACGCAGGACTTCCCCGTCGAGCGGATGATGCGCGACGCGAAGATCACCCAGATCTACGAGGGCACGAACCAGGTGCAGCGCCTCGTCATGGCCCGCAGCCTGCTGCGCTGA